A section of the Fibrobacter sp. genome encodes:
- the efp gene encoding elongation factor P, which translates to MGTVSTNEFRKKLKIMVDGQPYEIIENQFVKPGKGQAFNRVRIKNLVTGRTLERTWKSGDTVEEADVTYGEMTYSYNDGSNWYFMDAETMEMVEIPKEALNGAEMWLLDGATVEVTWWDGKAIEVIPPTFVDLMIIDAPPAVQGNTSGNVLRECTVETGAKVMIPLFIENNTKIRVDTRDGSYLERAK; encoded by the coding sequence ATGGGTACTGTAAGCACCAACGAATTCCGTAAGAAGCTCAAGATCATGGTTGATGGTCAGCCGTATGAAATCATTGAAAACCAGTTTGTGAAGCCGGGTAAGGGCCAGGCTTTCAACCGCGTTCGTATCAAGAACCTGGTTACCGGCCGTACTCTCGAACGCACCTGGAAGAGCGGTGACACTGTTGAAGAAGCAGACGTTACTTATGGCGAAATGACCTACAGCTACAATGACGGTTCCAACTGGTACTTCATGGACGCTGAAACCATGGAAATGGTTGAAATTCCTAAGGAAGCTCTCAATGGCGCAGAAATGTGGCTCCTCGACGGTGCTACCGTTGAAGTGACCTGGTGGGATGGAAAGGCTATCGAAGTCATTCCGCCGACCTTCGTTGACCTCATGATCATCGACGCTCCTCCGGCAGTCCAGGGCAACACCAGCGGTAACGTTCTCCGTGAATGCACCGTTGAAACTGGCGCTAAGGTTATGATTCCGTTGTTCATCGAAAACAACACCAAGATCCGCGTGGATACCCGCGACGGTTCTTACTTGGAACGCGCTAAGTAA
- a CDS encoding helix-hairpin-helix domain-containing protein: MNAPERKVLYLAFCLFVVGVVVRILPWGLPSIESIQIEDAVQPQVASTGKFVTDKVAKSPTDIKDSVSVVELISDSSLSKSEKHPSKRSKKKKKVVLPLRINDASAEDLCALNGVGPKLAEKIIARREAFGPFKTSKDLEKVPGIGKKKLESILPGVIFD; the protein is encoded by the coding sequence ATGAACGCACCTGAACGAAAGGTCCTTTACTTGGCCTTTTGCCTTTTTGTTGTTGGGGTCGTAGTCCGGATTCTGCCCTGGGGGCTCCCTTCCATTGAAAGTATCCAAATTGAAGATGCGGTGCAGCCTCAGGTGGCGTCCACCGGAAAATTTGTTACAGATAAAGTAGCGAAAAGCCCGACGGACATAAAAGATTCAGTGTCCGTTGTGGAGCTGATCTCTGACTCGTCCCTTTCAAAAAGTGAAAAACATCCCTCAAAACGGTCAAAAAAGAAGAAAAAAGTGGTGCTGCCATTGCGTATAAACGATGCTTCCGCAGAGGATCTTTGTGCCTTGAATGGGGTGGGGCCCAAGCTTGCGGAGAAGATTATTGCCCGTCGGGAGGCTTTTGGCCCCTTTAAAACGTCAAAAGACCTTGAAAAAGTGCCCGGAATTGGCAAGAAAAAGTTGGAAAGTATCCTTCCTGGGGTGATTTTTGATTAA
- the coaD gene encoding pantetheine-phosphate adenylyltransferase, which produces MNSKKKINASKIAVFAGSFDPFTEGHLDIAKRAAAMFDELWILVAVNASKSCLFSLKNRIDFIRKSCKNLRNVKVAEFSGLTVEFMQKVGARYLVRGVRNGSDMDYELSVGWNNKTLYPECESVYLASAPEHLAVSSTVVRELLKCGIAKTAAGRKKLAKYVPAEILPMVVEFGGPK; this is translated from the coding sequence ATGAATTCTAAGAAGAAAATCAACGCTTCCAAGATTGCTGTGTTTGCGGGCTCTTTCGATCCCTTTACTGAGGGTCACCTGGATATTGCAAAACGCGCCGCAGCCATGTTTGATGAACTTTGGATCTTGGTGGCGGTGAACGCTTCCAAGAGTTGTCTGTTCTCTTTGAAAAACCGTATTGATTTTATCCGCAAGTCTTGCAAGAATCTTCGTAACGTTAAGGTTGCTGAATTTTCCGGTTTGACGGTTGAATTTATGCAGAAGGTTGGCGCCCGCTATTTGGTACGCGGCGTTCGCAACGGTTCTGACATGGACTACGAACTTTCTGTAGGTTGGAATAACAAGACTTTGTATCCTGAATGCGAATCGGTGTACCTGGCTTCTGCCCCTGAACATCTGGCAGTGAGCAGCACTGTGGTTCGCGAGTTGTTGAAGTGCGGCATTGCAAAGACTGCGGCAGGTCGCAAGAAACTTGCCAAGTATGTCCCTGCAGAAATTTTGCCGATGGTTGTTGAATTTGGAGGCCCCAAGTAA
- a CDS encoding KamA family radical SAM protein — MEQTSLVFTQISDFLEYLGPDFATLIANTPQLSNTDLAPTFPFCCSRHYADLIKQAKNPAALLREVLPTKEEYLDVPGFTDDPVGDLPAGKNECVIQKYEKRALIMTTATCGVRCRFCFRRNYPFQNTPGIDVMVGSWLDTHSDVWEVILSGGDPLTLSPTAFQNLIETISDHSSVTTLRIHSRLPVMRPDLVEKHFEFLRDMPARFDCVLVSHVDHPDELDEESMNIFGQLKYSGWTLLNQSVLLKDVNDDAGTMVQLCRKLFEQGVLPYYLHQLDHAKGVAHYEVSDEKAKSLIEEIRTKLPGYQVPKLVREIAGEKSKTPV, encoded by the coding sequence ATGGAACAAACATCCCTCGTATTCACGCAAATTTCCGACTTTTTAGAGTATTTGGGCCCCGATTTTGCAACCTTGATTGCAAATACACCCCAATTGTCCAACACGGACCTGGCCCCCACGTTCCCCTTCTGCTGCTCTAGGCACTATGCCGACCTGATCAAGCAGGCAAAGAACCCGGCGGCCCTCTTGCGTGAAGTTCTCCCCACAAAGGAAGAATACCTGGACGTTCCCGGTTTTACCGACGATCCGGTAGGCGACCTTCCGGCGGGCAAGAACGAATGCGTCATCCAGAAATACGAGAAGCGCGCCCTCATCATGACAACCGCCACCTGCGGTGTGCGCTGCAGGTTCTGCTTCCGCAGGAACTACCCCTTCCAGAATACGCCCGGCATCGACGTCATGGTGGGCAGCTGGCTGGACACCCATTCCGACGTGTGGGAAGTGATCTTGTCCGGCGGCGACCCGCTGACCCTTTCGCCTACAGCATTCCAGAACCTGATCGAAACCATCAGTGACCATTCCTCGGTGACGACCTTGCGCATTCACAGCCGCTTGCCGGTGATGCGCCCCGACCTGGTGGAAAAGCATTTTGAATTCCTCAGGGACATGCCCGCCCGCTTCGACTGCGTGCTGGTAAGCCACGTAGACCATCCCGACGAACTGGACGAAGAAAGCATGAACATTTTCGGCCAGCTGAAATACAGTGGCTGGACTCTGCTGAACCAGAGCGTTCTATTGAAAGACGTGAATGACGACGCAGGCACCATGGTCCAGTTATGTAGAAAACTGTTCGAACAAGGCGTCCTACCCTACTACCTGCACCAGCTGGACCACGCCAAGGGTGTAGCCCACTACGAAGTCAGCGACGAAAAAGCAAAGTCCCTTATCGAAGAAATCCGCACCAAGCTTCCCGGCTATCAAGTGCCCAAACTGGTTCGCGAAATCGCTGGCGAAAAAAGCAAGACGCCGGTGTAA
- the rsmD gene encoding 16S rRNA (guanine(966)-N(2))-methyltransferase RsmD, with amino-acid sequence MSIRITGGSMRGRNVPSPDTSKTRPTASRTREALFNILQGVENFRVLDLFAGTGIMGIEALSRGAASVTAVEMAKVQAKLVLQAYKALSLESKLNLLETSVLTLSKDALCKDEGFDLIYADPPFKDMAYPDLRNFWDWLNPGGVAVFEAPTKNLPAWAKEAEAEDLLKIRKYGESSLLIYRKVL; translated from the coding sequence ATGTCCATTCGTATTACCGGCGGCAGCATGAGGGGGAGGAACGTACCTTCTCCTGATACTTCGAAGACGAGGCCCACTGCGTCTCGTACCAGGGAAGCTCTATTCAATATTCTTCAGGGTGTGGAAAATTTCCGTGTGCTGGATCTTTTTGCCGGCACGGGAATCATGGGCATCGAGGCTTTGAGCCGCGGTGCCGCTTCTGTTACCGCTGTTGAAATGGCCAAGGTTCAGGCAAAGCTTGTGCTGCAGGCCTACAAGGCGTTGTCCCTGGAATCAAAACTTAATTTGTTAGAAACCAGCGTCTTGACTTTGTCCAAGGATGCTCTTTGCAAGGATGAAGGCTTCGACCTGATTTATGCAGATCCTCCTTTCAAGGATATGGCTTACCCGGACTTGCGTAATTTTTGGGATTGGCTGAACCCTGGTGGTGTTGCCGTATTTGAGGCTCCTACCAAGAATCTGCCGGCATGGGCCAAGGAAGCCGAAGCTGAGGACCTGTTGAAAATCAGGAAGTACGGCGAATCCTCCTTGCTTATCTATCGTAAGGTTTTGTAG
- the gatC gene encoding Asp-tRNA(Asn)/Glu-tRNA(Gln) amidotransferase subunit GatC → MLEREEVLKLAKLSRLSVSEEEIPALKGHLDKMLNHLEALKALDLSNVEPMTAVENGATILREDVPVQGFSLDQAFANAPAVENDHFAIPKVIGG, encoded by the coding sequence ATGCTTGAACGTGAAGAAGTTTTGAAATTGGCTAAGCTCTCCCGCCTGAGCGTTTCTGAAGAAGAAATCCCGGCTTTGAAGGGCCACTTGGACAAGATGTTGAACCATCTCGAAGCTCTTAAGGCTTTGGACCTCTCCAACGTCGAACCCATGACTGCCGTGGAAAATGGTGCTACCATTCTCCGTGAAGACGTTCCTGTTCAGGGTTTCTCCCTGGATCAGGCTTTCGCAAACGCTCCTGCTGTGGAAAACGATCACTTCGCTATTCCTAAGGTTATTGGCGGCTAA
- a CDS encoding UvrD-helicase domain-containing protein codes for MANIVDAGVLDRELNAEQSAAAKKIDGPMLILAGAGSGKTRCITYKIAHLVSFHGVDPERILAVTFTNKAAREMKDRIQKLLDSRENFSWMGTFHSICLRLLKRCLSMEKVVQKMAGPNGRWYDGNFSIYDDDDQKRILKEILKNELGDDFDVSEVKKLHAAISRYKNSILYKGGIAQLQTPEVAAQLAEYGDQERYAHLYGQYQKKLLESNAMDFDDLLFNTVALLQKVPELANQLATRFKYVVVDEYQDTNDVQYELLKLLINEQKNVTVVGDDDQSIYGWRGANIKIIRNFHRDFAPVTIVKLERNYRSTANIVKGAGSVIAHNIRPEEMQKVVFSKEEAGELIHVRHFMDDRSEASTIADNIAKAGPEYFSKTAVFYRTNAQSRALEKALNDRRIPSVIFGGTRFWDRKEIKDVLAYLRVLANERDDAAHLRVINTPPRAIGKTTVEGILEKERNGEGTFWQILLAEANSVGRAAPKLKGFTNLVQGWKSLIAAGETPLPILAEKIINDVGYKEFLRKEDEITADERIGNLDEMVNAIREFDEEHPGATLDAFLQDISLLTDGDKKVDTSKGMVTLMTIHMAKGLEFNTVHIAGCDEEIFPLVRGSMTMSSQQMNEQMEEERRLFYVGCTRAEKKLYLYHAERRFFQGNIRPFAPSRFLKELDPSVVDFTPCTDFGFGGGFGSDDFNQDRGGYSRPSRPNLPPAFARRSSTGSSYSSGGSSGFGGSSGFGGSGRTSSYNRPGAVPASIRKNDKHIVYRNPIKVAAPTPAAPSGPRVVYDEYSENPYRPGVKVRHIKYGVGTITGCSGTGENARVDVRFGDGTTRTIVLKYAALQILG; via the coding sequence ATGGCGAATATTGTTGATGCTGGTGTACTTGATCGAGAGCTGAATGCAGAGCAGTCCGCTGCTGCAAAAAAGATTGATGGCCCGATGCTGATCCTTGCTGGTGCAGGTTCGGGAAAGACCCGTTGCATCACTTACAAGATTGCCCACCTTGTTTCCTTCCACGGTGTGGATCCGGAACGAATCCTTGCGGTGACCTTTACCAACAAGGCCGCCCGTGAAATGAAGGACCGTATCCAGAAGCTGCTGGATAGTCGCGAAAATTTCTCCTGGATGGGAACCTTCCACTCCATCTGTCTCCGTTTGTTGAAACGTTGCCTTTCTATGGAAAAGGTTGTCCAGAAAATGGCGGGCCCGAATGGCCGCTGGTACGACGGTAACTTCTCCATTTACGATGACGACGACCAGAAGCGTATTCTCAAGGAAATCCTGAAGAACGAACTGGGTGATGACTTTGACGTGTCCGAAGTAAAGAAACTTCACGCCGCCATTTCCCGCTACAAGAACTCTATTTTGTACAAGGGTGGAATCGCCCAGTTGCAGACTCCCGAAGTGGCGGCGCAGCTGGCTGAATACGGCGACCAGGAACGTTACGCCCATCTTTACGGCCAGTACCAGAAGAAGTTGCTGGAATCCAACGCCATGGACTTCGATGACTTGCTGTTTAACACGGTAGCCTTGTTGCAGAAGGTTCCCGAACTGGCCAACCAGCTGGCGACCCGCTTCAAGTATGTGGTGGTGGACGAATACCAGGATACCAACGATGTCCAGTACGAACTTTTGAAGTTGCTCATCAACGAACAGAAGAACGTGACGGTGGTGGGTGACGACGACCAGAGTATTTATGGCTGGCGCGGTGCAAACATCAAGATCATCCGCAACTTCCATCGAGACTTTGCTCCGGTGACCATTGTGAAGTTGGAACGCAACTACCGTTCTACAGCAAACATCGTGAAGGGCGCAGGTTCCGTGATTGCACATAATATCCGCCCTGAAGAAATGCAGAAGGTGGTGTTCTCCAAGGAAGAGGCTGGTGAACTGATTCACGTGCGTCACTTCATGGATGACCGTTCCGAGGCAAGCACCATTGCAGACAACATTGCCAAGGCTGGTCCGGAATATTTCTCCAAGACTGCGGTGTTCTACAGAACCAATGCCCAGTCCCGAGCCTTGGAAAAGGCTTTGAACGATCGCCGCATTCCGTCGGTGATTTTTGGCGGCACAAGATTCTGGGACCGTAAGGAAATCAAGGATGTGTTGGCTTACCTCCGCGTTCTTGCAAATGAACGCGACGATGCTGCTCACCTCCGTGTTATCAATACTCCGCCCCGCGCCATCGGCAAGACTACGGTGGAAGGCATTCTTGAAAAGGAACGCAATGGGGAAGGAACCTTCTGGCAGATTCTTCTGGCCGAGGCTAATTCTGTTGGCCGTGCCGCTCCCAAGTTGAAGGGTTTTACGAACTTGGTGCAAGGCTGGAAATCTTTGATTGCCGCTGGCGAAACACCGCTGCCCATTCTTGCAGAAAAGATTATCAACGACGTGGGCTACAAGGAATTCCTCCGCAAGGAAGATGAAATTACTGCCGACGAACGCATTGGTAACTTGGACGAAATGGTGAACGCCATCCGTGAATTCGACGAAGAACATCCGGGTGCAACTTTGGACGCCTTCCTCCAGGATATTTCCCTCCTTACCGATGGCGACAAGAAGGTGGACACTTCCAAGGGAATGGTTACCCTCATGACCATCCACATGGCCAAGGGTCTGGAATTCAATACCGTCCACATCGCAGGTTGCGATGAAGAAATCTTCCCGCTGGTCCGTGGCTCCATGACCATGTCAAGCCAGCAGATGAACGAACAGATGGAAGAAGAACGCCGCCTGTTCTACGTGGGCTGCACCCGCGCCGAGAAGAAACTTTACCTGTACCATGCGGAACGCAGATTCTTCCAGGGAAACATCCGCCCCTTCGCACCGTCCCGATTCTTGAAGGAACTGGATCCCTCTGTTGTAGACTTTACCCCGTGTACGGATTTCGGTTTCGGTGGCGGCTTTGGAAGCGACGACTTCAATCAGGACCGCGGTGGATATTCCCGCCCCAGTCGTCCCAACTTGCCTCCTGCGTTTGCACGTCGTTCCTCTACGGGTTCCAGCTATTCCTCCGGCGGATCCAGTGGATTTGGCGGATCCAGTGGATTTGGAGGCTCTGGCCGCACCTCGTCCTATAATCGCCCTGGTGCAGTGCCTGCTTCCATCAGAAAGAACGATAAGCATATTGTTTACCGCAACCCCATCAAGGTGGCAGCACCTACGCCTGCGGCTCCCAGCGGTCCCCGTGTGGTGTACGACGAGTACAGCGAGAATCCGTACCGTCCGGGCGTAAAGGTCCGCCACATCAAGTATGGGGTAGGGACCATTACCGGCTGCTCCGGCACTGGTGAAAACGCCCGCGTGGATGTGCGCTTCGGTGACGGAACTACAAGAACCATCGTGCTGAAGTACGCCGCCCTGCAAATCCTCGGCTAA
- the thiL gene encoding thiamine-phosphate kinase, with the protein MINLGEFQFIDKLLKNAAPLKEDAPAKRCWLGVGDDAAIFDGWVATKDLSVENTHFRLDWSTPEQAVEKHIVSNVSDISSMGAVPKIAFLGLCLNKNWSAETCDRVRAALSQGFAKRGIALIGGDTVSGEEGVFSTTLLGTLAGEKPLVRSAVQLDDNLYVNGTLGKSDAGLWILMNHPEDADKFPSLVEYHLNPRIAECAGAELVRLGAYGACMDLSDGLSSELNHLALASNVSIEIDEKLLPIDPEVVRMSEYYGIDPLKFAMNGGEEYQLLFANSVPEIIFNGENKCLGKVCRIGRAVGSSNGSQVYMLCQDGEKKLVEPRAWSHL; encoded by the coding sequence ATGATTAATCTTGGCGAATTTCAGTTTATCGATAAGTTGCTCAAAAATGCAGCTCCTCTGAAGGAGGATGCTCCCGCAAAGCGCTGCTGGCTCGGGGTGGGGGATGACGCCGCCATTTTCGATGGCTGGGTGGCAACCAAGGATCTTTCCGTGGAGAACACTCATTTCCGTTTGGACTGGTCCACTCCGGAACAGGCGGTGGAGAAACATATCGTCTCCAACGTGTCCGATATTTCCTCCATGGGTGCCGTTCCCAAGATTGCCTTTTTAGGACTTTGCTTAAACAAGAACTGGTCCGCGGAAACCTGCGACAGGGTTCGCGCTGCACTTTCCCAGGGCTTTGCAAAACGAGGCATTGCCTTAATCGGCGGTGATACGGTTTCCGGCGAGGAAGGCGTTTTTTCAACGACCCTTTTGGGAACATTGGCGGGGGAGAAACCCCTGGTCCGTTCTGCAGTACAGCTTGATGATAATTTGTATGTAAACGGGACTCTGGGCAAGTCGGATGCGGGGCTTTGGATCTTGATGAACCATCCCGAGGATGCGGACAAGTTTCCTTCCTTGGTGGAGTACCACCTGAACCCGAGAATTGCGGAGTGCGCCGGCGCGGAACTGGTTCGTCTAGGAGCCTATGGCGCCTGCATGGACCTGAGCGACGGATTGTCCTCGGAGTTGAACCATTTGGCTTTGGCATCAAACGTTTCCATCGAAATTGACGAAAAATTATTGCCCATCGATCCCGAAGTGGTGCGAATGAGCGAATATTACGGAATTGACCCCTTGAAATTTGCAATGAATGGGGGTGAGGAATATCAACTGCTGTTTGCCAATTCTGTACCAGAAATTATATTTAACGGTGAAAATAAATGTTTGGGCAAGGTTTGTAGGATTGGGCGTGCAGTTGGTTCTTCCAATGGCTCTCAAGTCTATATGCTTTGCCAAGATGGAGAAAAGAAGCTCGTTGAACCGCGAGCATGGTCGCATTTATGA
- the tadA gene encoding Flp pilus assembly complex ATPase component TadA: MINSTKMNLGQLLLRQGVLDEDQLEHAMAEHKRTGLMLSKILVRLGMVSEDTLTSILGVQMQSATKMRIGEMLLAQGYINEEQLNKALETQKTTGKRLGRTLVDLGYMPEERLIEILSRQFEVPYVKLETFAIDGDAYTYLPEDLCKQYKVVPLFMQKPEDERSAARPTLTIAMTDPTNMRTISIIKFKVKMEVDIVMASEADVQKAIERVFAGHGGGSEETLADLIADSKDEELETVERGQGNQEEELSDEEGRQVVKIVTTLIHEAIARKASDIHLEPQETFLKLRYRIDGDLQVMAPIPARLMPQILSRIKLLSKMDIAEKRKPLDGRFTVRYKGSEVDLRVSSFPISLRKRGVCEKIVMRILNPNSGQFPLKDMGFDPRVLKQFIDAINAPNGIVLVTGPTGSGKSTTLYASIGEILDSTINISTMEDPVELNIDGVNQGQINNAAGFTFAAGIRALLRQDPDVIMIGEMRDQETSSMAIEAALTGHLVFSTLHTNDAAGAFPRLLEMGLEPFLVSTAIKGVLAQRLVRRICKYCKEPCEISQEMRDELHLTPDMQFYHGKGCDKCDGSGYKGRAGIYEFLVPNETVRNLIIKRSSGDVIKRAAMQECDMITLRMDGISKALQGITTLEQAVGASAADDV; this comes from the coding sequence ATGATTAACAGTACGAAGATGAATTTGGGCCAGCTGCTCCTTCGCCAAGGTGTCTTGGATGAAGACCAGTTGGAACACGCCATGGCGGAACATAAGCGTACCGGGCTTATGTTGAGTAAGATCCTTGTTCGCTTGGGCATGGTAAGCGAAGATACCTTGACTAGCATTCTGGGTGTCCAGATGCAGTCCGCAACCAAGATGCGTATCGGTGAAATGCTCTTGGCTCAAGGTTACATCAATGAAGAACAGTTGAACAAGGCTTTGGAAACCCAGAAGACTACGGGTAAGCGTCTTGGACGTACCTTGGTGGACTTGGGCTACATGCCGGAAGAACGTCTTATTGAAATTCTTTCTAGGCAGTTCGAAGTTCCGTACGTTAAGCTGGAAACTTTCGCCATCGACGGCGATGCCTACACCTATTTGCCGGAAGACCTTTGTAAGCAGTACAAGGTTGTGCCTCTGTTTATGCAGAAGCCGGAAGACGAACGATCCGCCGCTCGCCCCACCTTGACCATTGCAATGACCGACCCCACCAACATGCGTACCATCAGCATCATCAAGTTCAAGGTGAAGATGGAAGTGGACATTGTCATGGCTTCCGAAGCCGATGTCCAGAAGGCTATTGAACGCGTGTTTGCCGGCCATGGTGGCGGTTCCGAAGAAACCTTGGCCGACCTTATTGCTGATTCCAAGGATGAAGAACTTGAAACCGTGGAACGCGGTCAGGGCAACCAGGAAGAAGAACTTTCTGACGAAGAAGGTCGCCAAGTTGTTAAGATCGTGACTACCTTGATCCACGAAGCTATTGCCCGTAAGGCTTCCGATATTCACTTGGAACCTCAGGAAACCTTCCTGAAGCTCCGCTACCGTATCGATGGTGACCTTCAGGTCATGGCTCCCATTCCGGCTCGCTTGATGCCGCAGATCTTGTCCCGTATTAAACTTCTTTCCAAGATGGACATTGCTGAAAAACGTAAGCCCCTGGATGGTCGTTTTACGGTGCGATACAAAGGCTCCGAAGTTGACCTTCGTGTGTCTTCTTTCCCCATTTCTCTTCGTAAGCGCGGTGTTTGCGAAAAGATCGTTATGCGTATCTTGAACCCGAACTCTGGCCAGTTCCCCTTGAAGGACATGGGCTTCGACCCCCGCGTTCTCAAGCAGTTCATCGACGCCATTAACGCTCCTAACGGCATTGTGCTGGTTACCGGTCCTACGGGTTCCGGTAAGTCTACTACGCTTTACGCATCTATTGGTGAAATTCTTGATAGTACTATTAACATTTCTACCATGGAAGACCCTGTGGAATTGAATATCGACGGCGTCAACCAGGGACAGATCAACAATGCGGCCGGGTTTACGTTTGCCGCGGGCATTCGTGCCTTGCTCCGTCAGGACCCTGACGTGATCATGATCGGTGAAATGCGTGACCAGGAAACTTCTTCAATGGCTATCGAAGCTGCATTGACGGGTCACTTGGTCTTTAGTACGCTCCATACCAACGATGCCGCAGGTGCATTCCCTCGTCTTTTGGAAATGGGCCTGGAACCCTTCCTTGTGTCTACTGCAATTAAGGGCGTGCTGGCTCAGCGACTTGTGCGCCGCATTTGTAAGTACTGTAAGGAACCTTGCGAAATTTCCCAGGAAATGCGCGACGAACTCCACCTCACTCCGGACATGCAGTTCTATCACGGCAAGGGCTGTGACAAATGCGATGGTTCTGGTTACAAGGGCCGTGCCGGTATTTACGAATTCCTGGTGCCTAACGAAACCGTACGTAACCTGATTATCAAGCGTTCTTCCGGTGACGTGATCAAGCGTGCCGCTATGCAGGAATGCGATATGATCACTCTGCGTATGGACGGTATTTCCAAGGCTCTGCAGGGCATTACCACTCTCGAACAGGCTGTAGGTGCTTCTGCCGCCGATGATGTGTAA
- a CDS encoding radical SAM protein, producing MLKKKIDLRLDLDTRCNFRCHYCDNASLDPKTKVSFPLEQFEPVFQYAEKNCWSMFLSCAGEPLMNAKFVEVMEILRRTVKTPDVSMVTNALALNEAHRNQILNSPIDRLFISMDSLDPEIYTKWCGVSTEQFQKVVGNIEAFAEARLKQKKRPHLIVTAIAMKDTLDGLPDIARWLKRLQVSAFNIQWLNSMDHDYLHKEQLDMNDPAVAAKVHSVLNEVQEILKGSGVLLDYPHTVSKEKLKSVWRNRKLWRNKFCYFKDVFLKLVANRRGLPCRFATNTYYLWPDGHLKGCPADGFETLNIFDGVHSMETETARVCQDIKNGKTAKCESCRFKVE from the coding sequence ATGCTTAAGAAAAAGATCGACTTGCGTTTGGATTTGGATACCCGCTGCAATTTCCGTTGCCATTACTGCGACAATGCCAGCCTGGATCCCAAGACCAAGGTTTCTTTCCCTCTGGAACAGTTTGAACCTGTGTTCCAGTATGCCGAAAAGAACTGCTGGTCCATGTTCTTGAGCTGCGCCGGCGAACCTTTGATGAACGCCAAGTTCGTCGAGGTCATGGAAATCCTCCGCCGCACGGTGAAGACTCCCGACGTGTCCATGGTGACCAACGCCCTGGCCCTGAACGAGGCTCACCGCAACCAGATTTTGAATTCTCCCATCGACCGCCTGTTCATTTCCATGGATTCCCTGGATCCGGAAATTTATACGAAATGGTGCGGCGTTTCTACGGAACAGTTTCAGAAGGTGGTAGGAAATATTGAGGCTTTTGCCGAAGCCCGCCTGAAGCAGAAGAAGCGCCCCCATCTGATCGTGACCGCCATTGCCATGAAGGATACCTTGGACGGCCTTCCGGATATTGCCCGCTGGCTCAAGCGCCTGCAGGTTTCTGCTTTCAACATCCAGTGGCTGAACTCCATGGACCACGACTACCTTCACAAGGAACAGCTGGATATGAACGACCCGGCGGTTGCCGCCAAGGTCCATAGCGTTCTGAACGAGGTCCAGGAAATTTTGAAGGGTAGTGGCGTTCTGCTGGACTACCCCCACACGGTCAGCAAGGAAAAGCTGAAATCCGTCTGGCGTAACCGCAAGCTTTGGCGAAACAAGTTCTGCTATTTCAAGGATGTGTTCCTGAAACTTGTTGCAAACCGCCGCGGCTTGCCCTGCCGCTTTGCGACCAACACTTACTACTTGTGGCCCGATGGTCATCTGAAGGGTTGCCCTGCCGATGGTTTCGAGACTCTGAATATTTTTGACGGAGTCCATTCCATGGAGACGGAAACCGCAAGAGTCTGCCAGGACATCAAAAACGGCAAGACTGCTAAATGCGAATCTTGCCGATTTAAGGTAGAGTAA
- a CDS encoding NTP transferase domain-containing protein, protein MAVHCIIPARMGSSRYPGKPLVKIAGKEMIVRTMERALLAECFDRIVCATDSEQIAEIVSRAGFEFILTGPAFTGSDRVADAARALDLDLVVNLQGDEPLVEPDVLINVARDLEEHPDCWVTVACPLNPAEAQLKTVVKVLVKDGYAVDFTRTVPEEEAPRWFQHQGIYAYSRAARDEFASLPQSPVELERSLEQMRIMGRRPIRIVQSPFASISVDVPSDVESVERALRNLR, encoded by the coding sequence ATGGCTGTTCACTGCATCATTCCTGCCCGCATGGGTTCCTCCAGGTATCCTGGAAAGCCTCTTGTAAAAATCGCAGGCAAGGAAATGATCGTACGCACCATGGAAAGGGCTCTGTTGGCAGAGTGCTTTGACCGCATTGTCTGCGCTACAGATTCCGAACAAATTGCTGAAATAGTTTCTAGGGCTGGTTTCGAGTTTATCTTGACCGGCCCTGCTTTTACTGGTTCCGACCGCGTTGCCGATGCGGCTAGAGCCTTAGATTTGGACCTGGTTGTAAACCTTCAGGGCGATGAACCCTTGGTTGAACCGGACGTCTTGATCAATGTTGCCAGGGATCTTGAAGAACATCCCGACTGCTGGGTGACGGTGGCCTGCCCCCTGAATCCTGCAGAGGCTCAGCTCAAGACGGTTGTTAAAGTTTTAGTGAAAGATGGTTATGCCGTAGACTTTACTAGGACTGTGCCCGAAGAAGAGGCTCCTCGTTGGTTCCAGCACCAAGGCATTTATGCCTACTCCAGAGCGGCCCGCGATGAATTCGCGTCGCTTCCCCAGAGTCCTGTGGAACTGGAACGTTCCTTGGAACAGATGCGCATCATGGGCCGTCGCCCCATCCGCATTGTGCAAAGTCCCTTTGCCTCCATTTCTGTGGACGTCCCCTCCGATGTAGAATCGGTGGAACGGGCCCTGAGAAATCTTCGATAG